A segment of the Necator americanus strain Aroian chromosome IV, whole genome shotgun sequence genome:
GGACCCACTTAATGTTTCAGAATGTAGAAGAAGATGACGGTCTTTGAATGCAACTTTTTTGTCGCTAGCGGCTGTTGAATTGAAAAGATCATCAGTGGGACTGAGATGCTGCGATATCTTCCAAGGAATGCCTTCTACAACACTGGAGATAAATTTGTcacatttcactttttgtcTGTTCTTCGGATCATTCGGTAGGGCAGTTTGCTTACTTGcactcgtcaacacgagtaccTCAATAAACACGGATTATTATGATCAACTGAAGATTCGGATGCGAATGCTTGCGCACCGAGAGCATTCCCtcagcttccagaaataagaaaaaattagaaatatcgTTCAATATGCTTACTGTTCGCCATCTACAATCTTTTTACAACTCTGTTCTTGAATAGTTAGAAGAAATTAGATGAAGGATATTCATGCAAGCAATTAGGGTCTTGGAAAGCATCCACCACGATCGATGATATACTTGGCTTCAAAGCTGAAGATGAAACTTCAGATAAAAGATGAATGAAAGATGAAGATCAAAGATGTGGACTGAAGTACTCGACGACGACGGTACAGTCTGTTATTCCATTGACGGAAATGAGGCTTTTTACTCAAATGAGGCGGAAGCTGTCATCGAAACACCAGACAACCAACACGTTTTTACTCATTACATAAAGGTACTCCAAGAGTTATGAAAAAGAGTTTCATGACTAGAATTTTGACATTACTTAAAAGTTAATTGGATGATGCACTGAGGAGCCTCCACAGAGTCATTTGTCTGTCTTCTCTCTATTGAGTTCCTttccaattgtttttttttagttcaacCCTGCCTGAATGACTCGTGCACAGCGCTTTGATGCTCTAGAAACACACTTCTGGGTCTAGGATTTATCATTCATACATAGTGGTTGAGAAGCAAAATACAGGTTTCGCTTGACACCTACGCGTTTCTTCatgtagaaaaatatttacataGAACATCTGTTCCATATATCTAAAGCGAGAAATACTACGTGGTTCAGTGTTTGCattgtttgcttgtttgtttgtttgtgtcgTAAATCGTCAACACAGGCAGCTTACGGTATGAAGTGAGACGCTTTCGGGGCAGGCTAGACTAGAAAGCTGTGGGAGAAGCCTGAGGTGGGCATCGCATCAATGGACCCAGGCTGTGCGTTCTCTTCTTGGTGACGTGCCAGTGGTTCTTCTCGAATGATATTCCATGAGCACAATTTCATCTGCAGTTCTATCGTACGTTGACACCGGAGACGATTGCTCAGAGCTGAAATGGTGTCAGTGCTCAGGTATGATGGTGAatggtatagtcgggtcagaacgatgTGAGGCTcggcgcaattgcgtaagccgctacgctccactgtaccgctttgagcgcaacctctttgcgcaactgcaccgagcttcagctCATTTTGATCTGACCATAATACTGGTTACAGTATACTATTAATTAAGCTCTCGAAGCCCACCCGCTTGTGTAATCCGCAGCGGATCCGATTGAACGAGGTGAAAGCTCGTATTGTCTCTTCTCATGGTAGGCACCGTATCCTCCACTTCTATACGGGACATAACCTTGTTTCTGTTCTCTGGTCATCACTCTCAGCTCTTCCTTGTAAGGGGTACCTTAATGTAGTGAAATGTTTCACCATTTGTAGTAGCTCTGAGAAACTTGTGATCGGGAAACCTTGTGGGAATTGTGAGGAACGGGCGAATCTTTTCATACTCTCTTCCTAACGATGgtaatttcatctttttctgtaTTACGGCAATGGTAGTGAAAAGGAAGATGTTGGAAATTCCGCATCTACACGCGGTTGTAAGGCGGTTTGCTTGATTTTAAGACTCAAAATAGAATATGAAAATAGCATTTGGATCACAATGCAGTGTCAGTGTGATTCTGCATGCTTTCTGCTCTCCATATTCTAAAGTTTGCGATTAAAGGTTAGcacaaaatccttttttaaagaagttgAAGCAATGAGAGAAGTGGATTCGGATTAGATCAAACTGACTATCTTGGCAAATGGTTAAGTGCATCTACGGATTGTTTCGTTAGAAAACTACTCCCGAACCATGGACTAACAATGCTACAACCCACTACATCACTTAATTTTTCGACTACGCATAGGTCTGTCGTTAGTATTTTTCTAACTAGTGCCTGATATATTCGTTTGAAGTTAGAAATTCTTTCCAACGGTTTATCCTCGGATTACACTACCAAAAGTGAGTTCTCATGTCCACTTCTTGAACTCCATAGAACTTTCAATGCCAAAGAAAATATGGAAcataaaaaattgcagaattaGAGTTAAAGTACCTAGCTGCGTCAGGGAAatgaaaatcttgaaaattttgaaatttttgaaagtaacTTGTAAATTCTGAGAAGGCAAGGCTACTACGTGGGATACTAATTCAACTGAATTATGTAGTAGACTATTTATTAAATGTTAAATAGGTGCAGTTCGCTAACCCGAAAGATTCAAagtattttccagaaattaaggacttttagaagaaatttcaaaacgtGGATCTGTAGAACTCTCTTCAGTAGAGAACCTTTTAGTGGAAACTTTTTCCTATTCCTCTATCTTCTTCCatcttttcactattttcttccttcttttcactttcagaACACTATCGCTGTCGCCAAAGTGACGGAAATGACTATTTCTCGTGAAACCTGGACTGAAAATCACTTGCGCTCGATTTCTAACtgcaaaatattcaaatatgcAAGAATTGTGTTATAATTGACCCAACGTGGCCAGCTGCCCGTGTCGAGTCGAAGAATGCTGGTAATTTTCATTGTTGATCAAAACGACTGTAACTCTAGCAATCCTGGGTCAATGACCAAACATCATGATTTTTTCTCGACTTGAGCACCACCGTAGCCGCTGTTCAACGACCACATTCTTATTGTGAAACTGAGGAAGTTTCGCTCATCGCAACAAAGAAAACCTCGGCATGCAGCTGAAATTCAATTCTTCCCCATTCACCTCGTATGTATGTGTTTGAGCAAATACTGTTACGCTTTCGTTCACTACGTTATATTTGCGTTTCTCTACCTGTCGCCGGGTATTAACTCCGTAAGCTTTTACGCAACCGAATCGTCGCGCTTTTTTTAACCAAACTTTGCCACTGGTTCGACGTTTGAATTCTTTCGTTAAACATCAGTAGGGGAAAAACCGAGGCTGAACTGTGCCGGCTTAACAGTGCGAGGTTTTCTTTTACGAGTACGTGAGGTTTGATTGAAAATGATCAGATATCTAGAGCGTAAATCTCCATGCAAGAAGAAGTTGCAAGAAGAAGATTATCTGAAAATCATGTTTGATCAAGGAACAGAATTTTGGAATGTAAAATAACCAGGTAAGCAAATACCACGTCACTTAGGAAAATATGTGTCGATGGagttcagaattgtttgttagaatgttccagaaaaaaaactcaaagatCAGTCGGAGAACTATCACGTTGGTCTGCCTAAGCAGTTGCAATAATCGAGGTAgttgaaatttgtttaaattttttggaaatttgaaatttgaaaatagaaTTTGTGGTTCTTCTAAATTCTCAGAAGTCgacttccttgaaaaaaagcaatttgtgttttgaagagaaaaaaacatttaaatgtATGAATACGTTACTTTTCATTGATGTGGTATTGGTAGcacaatatttcaaaaaatactcctttttttgttacgtTTTCGCcggattttttgcaaaataaataaattcatttttgcttcaaagaaatgttcagagaaagaaaagaaaagaaatttaagaaaactcCCAACAGAAACACAGTGAGAGTAATCGATCTAGTGTGCCATGACTTGGGTAACATGAAAAATTAGTCGTAAAAGCTCACGACTTTAGCCTATTTGATAGAGCTTGAAAAAAGATTACTGCCTGGTGGAGTTTCTGATCGGTGGCAAGGAAACGCTTGCTTCCATACGGAAAAGCTTGAAAAACTTTAAATTAGTTCTTAGATCAGAAAGTAGCGACAAAATCATTCTAAATACTTTAGAATCTCGAAACTATCGCAGTATTTGTAAATACCTCCGGATTAAGCCGGCGCGATCCAGCCTCAGGGATTAGGGTGCAAGTGCCGGTGTGCGGGTGAGAAGGGATGGTCTTGCCTCTGTTTCTGCCAAAATCGCTATGCATTGACGTTATTGAGATGGGAATCCTCGGGCTTAGCGCCGGAGTTCGATGAGGTGGACGTGAATCAGCGGACTCATTCGGTGAAGGAGTACCGATATCCTCACCCCATTTCGTTCCATAACGGGTCATCGAGTCTGTACATTAAGCGAATATTTTACAGTGAATTACCGCTGTTACAAGCTATTTGAACAGTTTATCCGTGATTCAGTCAATGTAGTATTCGGTCTCTTCCACCCGTATataagtgattttttcctctacgAGATGCCATAACATGCCGTACCAATCGATGTAGGGCACGTAGGACATCTGATCTTTGCTTTCGGCTAATGCATTCTGCAATTCATCACCTGTTCTATTCCTCTCATACTTCGCATATCTGTCGTATGTGGGAATTGGTGACTCCATACGCATTGGTGATACGCTTCTACTACGATCAGGTATCGATAGCTTACGTTTTTGATGAGCAGGTCCTGAATAAATGCAGCTAAGTGGAACATTTCAAATGGGAAATCCACTCGCTACCATATCCAGCCGTGCGATGAGGCATTCTTTCGCGTGGACTTGGCGGAACCTCTTCCTCCACTAGCACAGGAACGGGAAGCTTAAATTTAGCGGGTGGTTTCCTCTCTTCGAATTCTGAAACAGTTTATTCAATGGTTGAGATGCACGCTGAGCTTCTTTCGCTATTGATTTGTGGATTTAGGAATCAGTCAGGAAGGAGGGAAGGGATACAGTTGACGAATAACGTGATTTTGAGGACTAATGAGCCCAGGAATTTTTGTCCTACGGTAAAGATATGGCTAAAACTACAGTATCAGCCCAATCATATAACAATCTGTGGGTCTAACTGCAAAGAACAACCTTTAGCTGGTTCAGAAGAAGGTGTCCATCCTACCATTCCGATGGCATTGATTGGTTCATCCACTATATCCTAGAATTGATTTGAATTTAGTTGATTAATATTTGAGGTAAGTTTTGAGGGTACAAAAAAGATGCAAAACgagtttttgtggaatttttcatcTGACTGTAGCGAGCCCATTAGGCGTAAGCCTTTGCACTGAAACGCCTGCTCCTGGAATCTTTAAGACCTCTAGGTAATCGTTTGCAGAGAAGTTTTTGATCTGGTGCCCAAATCATGTCTTGGGAGGTTCGCTAAGCATTCACCTACGCACTAGGAAGTCTCCACCTTCCACAGCTTCGAACAAATCGCAACGCTCACTGTACTTCTGTGAAAGTACACTACAAAAGTCCTTGTATAATCATGTAGTTACTTTATGAAGACATTACGATATTCTCACGCAGACAGATggaattcgtttttcttctctttactGATTATTGAATACATGATCGCATTTTGTCGCCAATTCCTTGATCATTTCAAGTCATTCAATTGGACTTGCAACTAGAAATTCTTGGTGTAGGTAGAACTTCTACTTTAGCACCAAATTTCTTAAACATTTCAATACTGCTTTGGAAAGCGTGTATATTGCTCGTgtgaaaaactttttcttagaGAACCTTTACCATTTCTCTCGCAAATATTATATCATCGGGTGAAATGACTTTGAAAGGAAATTCGGAAGAAGTCTGAAAAGATTTCGTGGCTTGTATTCACGTGTTCTTTTTCCGTATGACTGAGGTCACGAAACTGCTTagtaaaaagtttgaaaaaccaCTTTACAAAcatcgtccatttctttctttcaatgaTCACTTGATACGTCACGGAATGATAAAAAGTTTGGCGGATTTTTCTCTGCACGCTACGAACACCTACCCTGAATGGAACCCTGGCGTCATTGAGACGTTCGAGATGATTGAATGCTGAGGAGATAAACGGAATGCTCTTTCCACTTAAACTCCAACGTcctaaagaaaataatagggATATCACCTAAAGCGATTATCGATTAGCTAGATTAGATGAACGTACCTTCCAGATCAAGAAATTTCAGTCGGTCTGGTCCTCGACCTCTAATCACGGACTCGACACTAAGATAACGAACATCGTCTGTGTTTAGACCGTAGTCGGGCAATGACGTCAGCGGAGCCATTCAGTTCTGGAAACGCTACATTCTGTGTGCAAAGAGGGGCATATGGAAAACGATGAGGAACAATTGGGACTAGAGGATACAATaccgaaataaaaagaaaggaagaaatccaCGCAGATAGTTCAAATACGGTTAGGTAACAGGAATCAGACCGGAAGCGTTCAGGCATGCTCCATTGTCGATcataaaagagcagaaatgTCACACAATGCTATTTTATCGTAGAATTTCATGGAGTCATCGTCGAAAATTCGTAGGTGCATTGAACATTTGAATGGATAGATTGTATTTAGAATgtttaaaaagtttgaaaaattagatgaCTACACAAACAAGTTCTTCTaaagttcttcttttcaacattTGCATTCCGTCACGTTAGTTTGACCGGATTGCAAGGTTATAATCACATCACAAgcacagaaataaaattagaacgaaaggaaaatttttgaaagattttcgaCCTAGTTCTCTTCAAACCACAGAAATGCCACAGAAAGCGAAGGATATACAAGCGCAGTAGCATtataagaaagaacaaaaccTAAACCTAAAAAGGAAGGGAAATTAAACCGAATAGGAAATGTTTATTGCACAATTTTATAGTAATAGGCTAGAAACACAAAATGAGGTGTGATTGAAcacatatttttcaaagataatctctagaaatttttcaaccaCAGAATTGTTCGTATGGAGTCATCTCGAAGAGCGAATTGGATGAAATCGAAGACGAAAACtacttttctccaaaaaaaaaaattctgagtaTATAGTGAAGGTGAAGAACAGTaaagaatataataaaaatctcAGAAAGTCAGTGTGCGAATTCCGAGACCAAAACTTTCACGGCGGTTGAGAACGGAATGCTGTTGTTTAAATAGCAAATAGTTACTTGAGAGGCGTGGCGAGAAATGTGAAAGCTGATTAGAAGAGGGGGCGAGAGGGGCGAGAcgacacacgcacacgcacgcacatACACTACGGTACATACCTACGACGGTAACCGGTTGACTTTTCCGGCATGGTCGACCCCGTCGTCCGCGAAAAAACCCGTGTTGCTCTTTCTCTCCCTTAGAAGTACCGCGACAGCGTGATATGTGGTGCCTAGTTTCGGATCACCAATCAAACATAACTGACTCATGTGGTGTGCCGTAAAGATCCGTTCGATTGAGTACGGGAGGTTAAGTgcccaccaccaccaccacctccgcTAGCTGAATAACTCATAGAAAACATGCGTTGTGTGCTCGTAAATTGTGCAAATTCACGTGAAATTCGTTTTATTAAAACAAAGTACAGAATAACGTATCATCGACGATGCATTCGCAAATATATCGTTGCCATCAATTGTgggattcatttcatttgactGAAAACCAGTGCCGTTTTAAAACAGGATCTAGATGTTCCATATTCGATTTATGAACATACTATTGCTGATATTTGAAATGTGAACGTTGTTCTCCGGAGCGTCCAGTGGTGGCAATACGGGAGCCATAGCGGCATGATGAAGAATGGCAGCAATCTGAATGCCAGCAAATAACATGTCGTGGAAAAcaggaaaggaaaacaagaagTGTTTATTGGTGTCAACTACAAGTGACAATAACAAATCCAGCTAATATGTCGG
Coding sequences within it:
- a CDS encoding hypothetical protein (NECATOR_CHRIV.G14345.T2) codes for the protein MAPLTSLPDYGLNTDDVRYLSVESVIRGRGPDRLKFLDLEGRWSLSGKSIPFISSAFNHLERLNDARVPFRDIVDEPINAIGMVGWTPSSEPAKEFEERKPPAKFKLPVPVLVEEEVPPSPRERMPHRTAGYGPAHQKRKLSIPDRSRSVSPMRMESPIPTYDRYAKYERNRTGTPYKEELRVMTREQKQGYVPYRSGGYGAYHEKRQYELSPRSIGSAADYTSGSEQSSPVSTYDRTADEIVLMEYHSRRTTGTSPRRERTAWVH
- a CDS encoding hypothetical protein (NECATOR_CHRIV.G14345.T1): MAPLTSLPDYGLNTDDVRYLSVESVIRGRGPDRLKFLDLEGRWSLSGKSIPFISSAFNHLERLNDARVPFRDIVDEPINAIGMVGWTPSSEPAKEFEERKPPAKFKLPVPVLVEEEVPPSPRERMPHRTAGYGPAHQKRKLSIPDRSRSVSPMRMESPIPTYDRYAKYERNRTDSMTRYGTKWGEDIGTPSPNESADSRPPHRTPALSPRIPISITSMHSDFGRNRGTPYKEELRVMTREQKQGYVPYRSGGYGAYHEKRQYELSPRSIGSAADYTSGSEQSSPVSTYDRTADEIVLMEYHSRRTTGTSPRRERTAWVH